One part of the Sphingobium yanoikuyae genome encodes these proteins:
- a CDS encoding LysE family translocator, with protein sequence MSLHLWWLYVTAVFLISATPGPNMLHVMTQSIAHGPRKALVTMAGLMSAVLLCLIASALGLGALLKASPRLFDILRYAGVAYLIWLGIKAWRAPVGSADGSDAGPVRSARALYATGLLTGLSNPKLIIFAAALFPQFIDLARPFWLQLAILIVSFVVIESFWYSVYALGGLRLARWLAPANRQKLFNRGTGLMFIGFGGALLGARA encoded by the coding sequence ATGTCGCTGCATCTCTGGTGGTTATATGTCACGGCGGTCTTCCTGATCTCGGCCACGCCCGGCCCCAACATGCTGCATGTGATGACGCAGAGCATCGCCCATGGGCCGCGCAAGGCGCTGGTGACGATGGCGGGGCTGATGAGCGCCGTGCTGCTGTGCCTGATCGCGTCGGCGCTGGGCCTTGGCGCGCTGCTGAAAGCCTCGCCGCGCCTGTTCGACATATTGCGCTATGCCGGTGTCGCCTATCTCATCTGGCTGGGGATCAAGGCCTGGCGCGCACCGGTCGGGTCCGCCGACGGCAGCGATGCCGGCCCGGTCCGCTCGGCCCGCGCACTTTATGCGACCGGGCTGCTGACCGGCCTGTCCAACCCCAAGCTCATCATCTTCGCCGCCGCGCTCTTCCCCCAGTTCATCGACCTAGCCCGCCCCTTCTGGCTGCAGCTGGCGATCCTGATCGTCAGCTTCGTGGTGATCGAAAGCTTCTGGTATTCGGTCTACGCTCTGGGCGGCCTGCGCCTCGCCCGCTGGCTGGCGCCGGCCAACCGGCAGAAACTGTTCAACCGCGGCACCGGCCTGATGTTCATCGGCTTTGGCGGCGCGCTGCTGGGCGCGCGCGCCTAA
- a CDS encoding GIY-YIG nuclease family protein gives MTREISPTVYMLASRRNGTLYVGVTSDLIKRLYEHRNGLIEGFTKDYGVKRLVWFEPHDSMDSAILREKRIKKWNRQWKIELIEAGNPDWDDLALGFGFAPLPRD, from the coding sequence ATGACGCGCGAGATCAGCCCCACCGTCTACATGCTCGCCAGCCGCCGCAACGGTACATTATATGTCGGCGTCACATCCGATCTCATAAAGCGCCTCTACGAGCATCGAAACGGCTTGATCGAAGGCTTCACGAAAGACTACGGCGTCAAGCGCCTGGTCTGGTTTGAACCACATGACAGCATGGACAGCGCCATCCTGCGGGAAAAGCGGATCAAGAAATGGAACAGGCAGTGGAAGATTGAGCTGATCGAGGCCGGCAATCCCGATTGGGACGATCTGGCGCTGGGCTTTGGCTTCGCGCCTTTACCCCGCGACTGA
- the pheS gene encoding phenylalanine--tRNA ligase subunit alpha: MTEISALKAGLIADIEAADTLDALEGLRVGALGKNGVVTGLLKTLGGMSPEERLEKGPPIQDLRESVTAAIADRKAALEQAALDARLASEKVDMTLPADLGPQGSVHAVSQVMDELAEIFADLGFSVATGPEIEDDWHNFTALNIPETHPARAMHDTFYFPDEEGQKKMLLRTHTSPVQIRTMMTQEPPIRIIAPGRVYRSDSDATHTPMFHQIEGLVIDKGITLGHLKWTLETFLKAFFEREDIVLRLRPSYFPFTEPSVEVDVGYTLTNGQRVIGGDGDAPGGGWLEVLGSGMVNRRVIEACGLDPDEWQGFAFGTGVDRLAMLKYGMNDLRAFFDGDLRWLKHYGFSALDVPTLSGGVGA, from the coding sequence ATGACCGAAATTAGCGCACTGAAAGCCGGCCTGATCGCCGACATCGAGGCTGCCGACACGCTGGACGCGCTGGAAGGGCTGCGCGTGGGCGCGCTGGGCAAGAATGGGGTCGTCACCGGCCTGTTGAAGACGCTGGGCGGCATGTCGCCCGAGGAGCGTCTGGAAAAAGGCCCGCCGATCCAGGATCTGCGCGAAAGCGTGACCGCCGCGATCGCCGACCGCAAAGCCGCGCTGGAGCAGGCCGCGCTCGACGCCCGCCTCGCCTCGGAAAAGGTCGACATGACCCTGCCCGCCGATCTGGGGCCGCAGGGCAGCGTCCATGCCGTCAGCCAGGTGATGGACGAACTGGCGGAAATCTTCGCGGACCTCGGCTTCTCGGTCGCGACCGGCCCGGAGATCGAGGACGACTGGCATAATTTCACCGCGCTCAACATTCCCGAGACGCATCCGGCGCGCGCGATGCACGACACCTTCTACTTCCCGGACGAGGAAGGGCAGAAGAAGATGCTGCTGCGCACCCATACGTCGCCGGTGCAGATCCGCACCATGATGACGCAGGAACCGCCGATCCGCATCATCGCGCCCGGCCGCGTCTATCGCAGCGACAGCGACGCGACCCACACGCCGATGTTCCACCAGATCGAGGGGCTGGTGATCGACAAGGGCATCACGCTGGGTCACCTCAAATGGACGCTGGAGACCTTCCTCAAGGCCTTCTTCGAGCGCGAGGATATCGTCCTGCGCCTGCGCCCGAGCTATTTCCCGTTCACCGAGCCGTCGGTCGAAGTCGATGTCGGCTATACGCTGACCAATGGCCAGCGCGTCATCGGCGGCGACGGCGATGCGCCCGGTGGCGGCTGGCTGGAAGTGCTGGGAAGCGGCATGGTCAACCGCCGCGTGATCGAGGCCTGCGGCCTTGATCCCGACGAGTGGCAGGGCTTTGCCTTCGGCACCGGCGTCGACCGCCTCGCCATGCTGAAATATGGCATGAACGACCTGCGCGCCTTCTTCGACGGCGATCTGCGCTGGCTGAAACATTATGGATTCTCGGCACTCGACGTGCCCACGCTGTCGGGAGGAGTCGGCGCATGA